The region CACGTTCGATGTGGGGGGTCAGGTCAGATGGGGTCACGGGAGCAGCGTAAGGGATGGAGCCGGAGTCAGAGCCGCGCCAGCACCCACCCGGCCACTTCCCGGAACGTCGGCACCTCGTCCGGTCCACCCAGGAGGTCACCCAGCCAGTCCCCTCTGGGCTTGAGGGACAACTCGGGCAACAGCTCCCACATCCGGGTCACGGCGGGAGGCGGGTGGTCGTTCACGGCACACACCGCCTGGGCCAGCGTCCAAAGGGTCGTTCGGGTCAGAAAAGTCGCCTGATCCTGCGCCGCCCCCTCCAGCTTGCCCAGGGTAGAGGTCAGCCAGTGCCGCAGCCTGCGCCGCTCGGCTTCCGGTGTGCGGAAGGCTGCCAGTCGCCGCCGGGCCTCAGCCTGAATCCGGGCGAGGTCGCCGCTGGGGTCGTGGAGCACGCGGCTCTCGGCCCAC is a window of Deinococcus sp. HSC-46F16 DNA encoding:
- a CDS encoding nucleotidyltransferase domain-containing protein — translated: MTGQPELSFVLHEVHRRLLTEELSQATTVGVLGFRVGGSVARGTARPTSDLDLWLYWPQAQPFEVEERGGLPIERHGHTLERAWREVGEEAGLALLGWAESRVLHDPSGDLARIQAEARRRLAAFRTPEAERRRLRHWLTSTLGKLEGAAQDQATFLTRTTLWTLAQAVCAVNDHPPPAVTRMWELLPELSLKPRGDWLGDLLGGPDEVPTFREVAGWVLARL